The following coding sequences lie in one Rutidosis leptorrhynchoides isolate AG116_Rl617_1_P2 chromosome 4, CSIRO_AGI_Rlap_v1, whole genome shotgun sequence genomic window:
- the LOC139842125 gene encoding uncharacterized protein, which translates to MAKDTEFNASKNFGVANIRTYVPLNLVLEELNYDSWRELFETHCMSFDLIWHLNGSSVASGPDDKTWKKTESLIKLWIYGTLSKPLLQTIMKRKYYAHQSWDHIEQLFRNNKESRAMELENELRTIVLCDNTMTKYCCKIQMISDLLENIDSGVSDKNLVTYMVNGLPEKFDNTAEITTYKVSIPTFLEARSMLLLAETRIQNCINIPTTAHDVHSSSNSILYKNASSSGSHNRNRGNNRILNYTWQTGRDGSGWVKDQMGLGQNVSLVEMGQN; encoded by the coding sequence ATGGCTAAAGATACAGAATTCAATGCCTCCAAAAATTTTGGAGTCGCTAATATACGCACCTACGTTCCTCTCAATCTCGTTCTTGAAGAATTAAATTATGATTCATGGCGAGAACTCTTTGAAACCCACTGTATGTCATTTGACTTGATCTGGCACCTTAATGGCTCTTCTGTTGCAAGCGGACCGGATGACAAAACTTGGAAGAAAACAGAATCGCTGATTAAGCTTTGGATCTATGGCACTCTTAGCAAGCCTCTTCTACAAACTATTATGAAAAGAAAGTATTATGCGCATCAGTCGTGGGATCACATCGAGCAACTTTTCAGAAATAACAAGGAAAGTCGTGCAATGGAGTTAGAAAACGAGCTTAGAACCATCGTTCTCTGTGACAACACTATGACCAAGTATTGCTGTAAGATTCAAATGATCTCAGATTTACTTGAAAACATTGATTCTGGTGTATCCGATAAGAACCTGGTTACATATATGGTTAATGGGTTGCCCGAAAAATTCGACAACACTGCCGAAATCACAACTTACAAAGTCTCGATCCCAACCTTCCTTGAAGCTCGATCAATGCTTCTACTTGCGGAGACACGTATACAAAATTGCATTAACATCCCCACTACCGCTCACGATGTTCACTCATCAAGCAACTCCATTCTCTACAAAAATGCATCTTCTTCAGGTTCTCATAATCGAAATCGTGGTAATAATCGTATTTTAAattatacctggcaaacgggtcgagatgggtcgggttgggtcaaagATCAAATGGGCTTGGGTCAAAATGTGTCATTGGTCGAAATGGGTCAGAATTAA